A single region of the Phycisphaerae bacterium RAS1 genome encodes:
- a CDS encoding cellulose synthase subunit BcsC: MPRKPRNAVPIRRRPAESPTSHIIVCVVILVAAVVAAFGNGIRGRFVFDDIEAIVENPSIRRLSDLRTVLSPPVDTTVAGRPLVNLSLAINFAIGKLDPTSYHVANIAIHAAAALLLFGILRRMLKLLDSGATAWPALAMALIWEVHPLHTESVTYVSTRTESLMGMLLLATLYCSLRAMAPVGQTGVRRRLWTGLAILASAAGMATKEVMAVAPLLVLLVDRQFVSFSFAAACRARPWLYGGLAGTWAIFAALTLGARGKSVGFSYSEATPLQYFMTQLGVITHYLGLAFWPSPLTLDYQDWPVARSFITVWPQAVLILGLIAAALLGVLRRHPLGLAGAWFLLVLAPTSSVIPIVTEIAAERRMYLPLAAVVAVVFFLVQRGLRRVVEPASLRRVIGGGVIGAATIALGVATINRNQLYASPLELWRQTVAVRPQNVRAQHNLGLVLASDGRWSEAEPHFRTAVQIEPRYARAQTGLAMALTVAGRLDEAEAIFATAIRLDPSDGLARLGLGNVFMSRGDWAAAAGHFRDGVRIRPADSRARSNFGLALRNAGNAAEAAEQFRAALALDPSDWLANSQLGWLMLEAGRKREAAAHFEAALRQRPNDAELRRALQQARG; the protein is encoded by the coding sequence ATGCCCCGCAAACCACGCAACGCCGTTCCGATCCGCCGCCGCCCAGCGGAATCGCCGACTTCACACATTATCGTCTGCGTGGTGATCCTGGTCGCGGCCGTCGTAGCGGCATTCGGCAACGGAATCCGCGGACGGTTCGTGTTCGACGACATCGAGGCCATCGTCGAGAACCCGAGCATCCGGCGTCTCTCCGACCTGCGCACAGTCCTGAGCCCGCCGGTCGATACGACCGTCGCCGGTCGTCCGCTCGTGAATCTCTCGCTGGCCATCAACTTCGCAATAGGCAAGCTCGATCCGACCAGCTATCACGTCGCCAACATCGCGATCCACGCCGCGGCGGCGCTGCTGCTTTTCGGCATCCTGCGGCGGATGTTGAAGCTCTTGGACTCCGGCGCGACGGCGTGGCCGGCCCTGGCGATGGCGCTCATCTGGGAGGTCCATCCGCTGCATACCGAGAGCGTCACCTACGTCAGCACACGAACCGAATCACTGATGGGCATGCTGCTTCTGGCGACGCTTTACTGCTCGCTGCGCGCGATGGCGCCCGTCGGCCAGACCGGCGTGCGACGTCGCCTGTGGACAGGGCTGGCGATCCTAGCCTCGGCGGCGGGGATGGCGACCAAGGAAGTGATGGCGGTCGCCCCGCTGCTGGTGCTGCTCGTCGACCGGCAGTTCGTCTCGTTCTCCTTCGCGGCGGCATGCCGAGCACGGCCGTGGCTGTACGGCGGGCTGGCCGGAACGTGGGCGATCTTCGCGGCGCTCACCCTGGGGGCGCGCGGAAAATCGGTCGGATTCAGCTACTCCGAAGCCACGCCGCTGCAGTACTTCATGACACAGCTTGGCGTGATCACGCATTACCTCGGCCTGGCGTTCTGGCCGTCGCCGCTGACGCTGGATTACCAGGATTGGCCGGTCGCACGGTCGTTCATCACGGTCTGGCCGCAGGCGGTACTGATTCTCGGACTGATCGCGGCGGCGCTGCTGGGCGTGCTTCGGCGGCATCCGCTCGGATTGGCGGGCGCCTGGTTCCTCTTGGTCCTCGCCCCGACCTCCAGCGTCATTCCGATCGTCACCGAAATCGCCGCCGAGCGCCGCATGTACCTGCCGCTCGCGGCGGTTGTGGCGGTGGTGTTCTTTCTCGTGCAGCGCGGACTTCGCCGCGTCGTCGAACCCGCCAGCTTGCGCCGGGTAATCGGCGGCGGAGTGATCGGCGCCGCGACGATCGCCCTCGGCGTCGCGACGATCAATCGAAACCAGTTGTACGCGAGCCCGCTGGAGCTCTGGCGGCAGACCGTCGCCGTGCGCCCTCAAAACGTCCGGGCGCAGCACAACCTCGGCCTGGTTCTGGCGTCCGACGGGCGCTGGAGCGAAGCCGAGCCGCACTTCCGCACGGCCGTACAGATTGAGCCGCGCTACGCGCGGGCCCAGACCGGCCTGGCGATGGCCCTGACCGTGGCGGGCCGGCTGGACGAGGCCGAAGCGATCTTTGCGACGGCGATCCGGCTCGATCCAAGCGACGGCCTGGCCCGCCTCGGCCTGGGAAATGTCTTCATGAGCCGGGGTGACTGGGCCGCGGCGGCCGGGCATTTTCGCGACGGAGTCCGAATCAGGCCGGCCGACTCGAGGGCGCGGTCGAACTTCGGACTGGCGCTGCGGAACGCCGGCAACGCGGCCGAGGCTGCCGAGCAGTTCCGCGCCGCCCTGGCGCTTGACCCATCCGACTGGCTGGCGAATTCACAGCTCGGCTGGCTGATGCTGGAGGCCGGGCGGAAGCGGGAGGCGGCGGCACATTTTGAAGCCGCACTGCGGCAGCGCCCTAATGACGCGGAGCTGCGCCGTGCGTTGCAGCAGGCCCGCGGGTAG
- the yycF_1 gene encoding Transcriptional regulatory protein YycF, producing the protein MGHILIIEDEPDLAMGLRDNLEFEGHTVAHAATGEAGLKLVAQKQPNLVLLDIMLPDIDGFEVCRRLRTGGLTVPILILSARSQEIDKVRGLELGADDYVTKPFSLRELLARVHAALRRTERAAPAGGKARFKIGRKQIDLVRQMVSEGKEEAPLGYYESEILRILFENVGEAVPRAQLLERIWGTTMLPADRTVDNHIVSLRRKIELDAKNPKHILTAHAVGYKLVL; encoded by the coding sequence ATGGGACACATTCTCATCATCGAAGACGAGCCCGATCTGGCGATGGGACTGCGCGACAACCTGGAGTTCGAGGGGCACACCGTGGCCCACGCGGCCACCGGCGAGGCCGGCCTCAAGCTGGTGGCGCAGAAGCAGCCCAACCTGGTGCTGCTCGACATCATGCTGCCGGACATCGACGGCTTTGAAGTGTGTCGGCGGCTGCGCACCGGGGGCTTGACCGTGCCGATCCTGATCCTGAGCGCGCGCAGCCAGGAGATCGACAAGGTGCGCGGGCTGGAGCTGGGGGCCGACGATTACGTCACCAAGCCCTTCAGTCTGCGCGAACTGCTGGCGCGCGTGCACGCCGCCCTGCGCCGCACCGAGCGGGCCGCGCCCGCGGGCGGGAAGGCGCGCTTCAAGATCGGCCGCAAGCAGATCGACCTTGTGCGCCAGATGGTCAGCGAGGGCAAGGAAGAAGCGCCGCTGGGGTACTACGAGTCAGAGATTCTGCGCATCCTGTTCGAAAACGTGGGCGAAGCCGTGCCACGGGCGCAGCTTTTGGAGCGCATCTGGGGAACCACCATGCTGCCGGCCGACCGCACGGTGGACAATCACATCGTCAGCCTGCGGCGGAAGATCGAGCTGGACGCGAAGAACCCCAAGCACATTCTGACGGCGCACGCGGTCGGATACAAGCTCGTGCTTTGA
- a CDS encoding Bacterial type II and III secretion system protein — protein MRQAVRLWTGLALALLLPIGAWAQTETLTKGLQQLERQEYAAARETLGSVDRSKLNDAEKGELEEALKTLDAAQAKGGEAAPRAEAAPAEHPERQTPVDEMRLRDDLIWQRAVARMQDLAGRARQAVAAGSYIEARTLAEQALQQVEAARSYAEPVKRYEDARDSAINLRREVEDAASRSEADAAAREQEEIATAIRTRQQLQDAARKEKVEQLFASAAQLRKEQRFNEAADALRQIVYIDPSNARARELLEVAEDYASYGQQKDWHLDLNFQQRRSLVNADEALIPWDYEVLYPRNWQELVARRSTSGQLVIGQSPEDSELNRKLDEMLSDVSFQEEPLEKVIASLSRGKLNISVDWDDLSSAGIERDRSVSLKVTHLSLRTVLSEVLLQAGGNARLAFVAADGLLRVATKEKLDRDKFVLVYDIRDLLLNIPKFVNANLLDPVQGLNATERQLPVRGGDAAGPGSLFSSAAAAEDAREHDKKAVELVSGVMDIIRTSVEPDSWRESSGGDASMRELNGQLIVYQTSDAHRQVKDLLHQLRETQALQIALEARYLSVTSNFLEEIGVDIDFVFNQGSADFDRATNAAGAVLTDPTTGAPILVPRPISQAGFLPAAPLIGAPLTQNLPLQPFTNAALVPTGTGVSPHFNDMTPIGVGQNSLGLTNPRGLNTQVPGSFAETVGASPALNIAGSFLDNLQVDFLIRATQANRRSSVVQAPRLMMFNGQRANITVGRARTFVSSLFPILAEGAVGFQPILQPAQSGVVLDVEGTISADRKYVTVTVRSSQAEEPSFERFEVQRASGNSPGAFITLLDQRFTTISTTVSIPDGGTVLLGGLKQVGEIEVEAGVPILSKIPVLKRAFTNTTHVKDTRTLLILLKTKIVIQRETEEEAFPTLGAIGG, from the coding sequence ATGAGACAGGCTGTACGGCTGTGGACTGGGCTGGCGCTCGCGCTGCTCCTGCCGATTGGCGCGTGGGCCCAGACGGAAACGCTCACCAAGGGACTGCAGCAACTCGAACGGCAGGAGTACGCCGCCGCCCGCGAGACGCTCGGATCGGTTGATCGCTCCAAGCTGAACGACGCAGAGAAGGGCGAGCTGGAGGAGGCCCTGAAGACGCTGGACGCGGCGCAGGCCAAGGGCGGCGAAGCGGCCCCGCGGGCCGAGGCGGCTCCGGCCGAGCACCCGGAGCGGCAAACGCCGGTGGACGAGATGCGGCTGCGCGACGACCTGATCTGGCAGCGGGCGGTCGCCCGCATGCAGGATCTGGCGGGGCGGGCCCGGCAGGCGGTCGCGGCCGGGAGCTATATTGAAGCGCGGACGCTGGCGGAGCAGGCGTTGCAGCAAGTCGAGGCGGCCCGCAGCTATGCGGAACCCGTTAAGCGCTACGAGGACGCGCGTGACAGCGCCATCAACCTGCGTCGCGAGGTCGAGGACGCCGCTTCGCGCTCCGAAGCAGATGCGGCGGCGCGCGAGCAGGAGGAGATCGCGACGGCGATTCGCACACGTCAGCAGCTTCAGGACGCGGCCCGCAAGGAAAAGGTGGAGCAGCTCTTCGCCAGCGCCGCGCAGCTTCGCAAGGAGCAGCGGTTCAATGAGGCGGCCGATGCGTTGCGGCAAATTGTGTACATCGACCCGTCCAACGCCCGCGCCCGCGAGCTGCTGGAGGTGGCGGAGGATTACGCCTCGTACGGGCAGCAGAAGGACTGGCATCTCGACCTGAACTTCCAGCAACGGCGCTCGCTGGTGAACGCGGACGAGGCGCTGATTCCGTGGGATTACGAAGTGCTTTACCCGCGCAACTGGCAGGAGCTGGTGGCGCGGCGCTCGACCAGCGGCCAGCTCGTCATCGGCCAGTCGCCCGAGGACAGCGAGCTGAACCGCAAGCTCGACGAGATGCTGAGCGACGTCAGCTTCCAGGAGGAGCCGCTCGAGAAGGTCATCGCCTCGCTCTCGCGCGGCAAGCTGAATATCTCGGTCGATTGGGATGATCTTTCCAGCGCGGGCATCGAGCGCGACCGCAGCGTCAGCCTGAAAGTCACCCACCTGAGCCTGCGGACCGTGCTGAGCGAGGTGCTGTTGCAGGCGGGCGGCAATGCCCGGCTGGCGTTCGTCGCCGCCGACGGCCTGCTGCGGGTCGCGACGAAAGAGAAGCTCGACCGCGACAAGTTCGTGCTGGTGTACGACATTCGCGACCTGCTGCTCAACATTCCGAAATTCGTCAACGCCAATCTGCTCGATCCGGTGCAGGGACTGAACGCGACCGAGCGGCAACTGCCCGTCCGCGGGGGCGACGCGGCCGGCCCGGGCAGTCTTTTCAGCTCTGCCGCCGCCGCCGAGGACGCGCGCGAGCATGACAAGAAGGCCGTGGAGCTGGTTTCGGGCGTGATGGACATCATCCGCACGTCGGTGGAGCCGGATTCGTGGCGCGAGTCGTCGGGCGGCGACGCGTCGATGCGCGAGCTGAACGGCCAGCTCATCGTCTACCAGACGTCGGACGCCCACCGCCAGGTGAAGGACCTGCTGCACCAGCTTCGCGAGACGCAGGCGCTGCAAATTGCGCTGGAGGCCCGCTACCTGAGCGTGACCTCGAACTTCCTGGAAGAAATCGGCGTCGATATCGACTTCGTGTTCAACCAGGGCAGCGCCGACTTCGACCGCGCCACCAATGCGGCCGGCGCCGTTCTGACCGATCCGACGACCGGCGCGCCGATTCTCGTGCCCCGGCCGATTTCGCAGGCCGGGTTCCTGCCGGCGGCGCCGCTGATCGGCGCCCCGCTCACCCAGAACCTGCCGCTGCAGCCCTTTACCAATGCCGCGCTCGTTCCCACCGGCACGGGTGTTTCGCCGCACTTCAACGACATGACGCCCATCGGCGTCGGCCAGAATTCGCTGGGCCTGACGAACCCCCGCGGGTTGAACACGCAGGTCCCCGGCTCCTTCGCCGAGACGGTCGGCGCCAGTCCGGCGCTGAACATCGCCGGCTCGTTCCTCGACAACCTGCAGGTGGATTTCCTGATCCGCGCGACGCAGGCCAACCGGCGTTCGAGCGTGGTGCAGGCGCCGCGGCTCATGATGTTCAACGGCCAGCGGGCCAACATCACCGTGGGCCGCGCGCGCACGTTCGTATCGAGCCTGTTCCCGATCCTGGCCGAAGGCGCGGTCGGTTTCCAGCCGATTCTGCAGCCGGCCCAGAGCGGCGTCGTGCTGGACGTGGAAGGCACCATCAGCGCGGATCGCAAGTACGTCACGGTCACGGTGCGCTCGTCGCAGGCCGAAGAGCCGTCGTTCGAGCGTTTCGAGGTGCAGCGGGCCAGCGGGAATTCGCCGGGCGCGTTCATCACGCTGCTCGATCAACGCTTCACCACCATCAGCACCACGGTCTCGATCCCCGACGGCGGGACGGTGCTTCTGGGCGGCCTGAAGCAGGTCGGCGAGATCGAAGTCGAGGCGGGCGTGCCGATTCTGAGCAAAATCCCCGTCCTCAAGCGGGCCTTCACCAACACGACCCACGTCAAGGACACGCGCACGCTGCTGATCCTGCTGAAGACCAAGATCGTCATCCAGCGCGAGACGGAAGAGGAAGCCTTCCCGACGCTGGGCGCGATCGGCGGCTAG
- a CDS encoding Matrixin: protein MFTVGRRLALAGGLALLLVGCWVGGAPGAADRSPARKGVACRVYPQGFSACYAPGTTQDHLRDLQLRLGLALPSGAGAYSAGRRWLETATDGLVGGDDTITLTYSFVPDGDIPTTAFQGITELPNTLFETLNGEFGSPQAWQAIVAEIFSHWSTLTGVKYVLEPNDDGASWPSAEGILGVRGDVRIIAVDADGPSGLLALNFFPSLGDMMLDANEAWGDSRNDFVFLRNVMLHEHGHGLGLGHVVPLSETKLMEPFYSEAFFGPQDDDIRGANLFYGDRFESNGSAGTAASLGQFSEGRIIDNLSLHARTDADWYSLTVPAGTLLGIDVIPVGSTYVVGPTDVPNPPPPQSINTTTVQRLSIEVRNSTGTTVLGAAEAAAPGEEANVSGVDVGSGAVRIKVFSAPTGSVSDVQRYQLRMLERAVLPRTLRIQSAPTGGVAITYSPQDLSGGSGATSNAERTFASGASVTLTAPATFNGEPLGRWKLDGQNQPVGQRDLTVQMNRDHTVIADYSDALIVDAGADRKVVIGGQVALSAVAVGGAPPYTFRWTPAGSLTAANTANPIASPLQTTTYTVTVTDNLGTEEVDEVTVQVVPRLSVNLGDRVPVAAGLPFTIVGNVAGGIEPYEFAWSPLAAADRVQGASLTTVADAAKRFTLTVTDSSAARASDSVDVEIAKPLTAELGPDLTVLKNTTLRIEARLSEGVKPYTIIWSTNAKLVSADGLSATVTPEATSVYRVIATDAVGQSAVAEQRIVVASPVSLRIQADPAMIGSGNSSTLTAVVEGGAPPFTIRWAPANLVSDAAALTTVASPPSTTTFACTVQDALNQVATAELEIKVSSGSNLLAGDDTAADAPSPLLGGPACGTAALTATLVAIVGMMLTRR, encoded by the coding sequence ATGTTCACCGTGGGCAGACGTTTGGCGTTGGCGGGTGGCCTGGCCCTGTTGCTCGTTGGTTGTTGGGTGGGCGGCGCGCCCGGCGCGGCCGACCGGTCGCCGGCTCGGAAGGGAGTCGCGTGCCGCGTCTACCCGCAGGGGTTTTCGGCCTGCTACGCTCCGGGCACGACGCAGGATCATCTGCGCGATCTGCAGTTGCGCCTGGGCCTCGCGCTCCCGTCCGGGGCGGGCGCCTATTCGGCCGGGCGACGCTGGCTGGAAACAGCCACCGACGGCCTTGTGGGCGGCGATGACACGATCACGCTGACGTACTCCTTCGTCCCGGACGGGGACATTCCGACCACCGCGTTTCAGGGCATCACCGAACTGCCCAATACGCTGTTCGAGACGCTCAACGGCGAATTCGGCAGCCCGCAAGCCTGGCAGGCGATAGTGGCGGAGATTTTCAGCCACTGGTCCACGCTCACGGGCGTCAAGTACGTGCTCGAGCCCAATGATGACGGCGCCTCGTGGCCGTCCGCGGAGGGCATCCTTGGTGTGCGCGGCGACGTTCGGATCATCGCCGTCGACGCGGACGGCCCATCCGGCCTGCTGGCGCTCAATTTCTTTCCCAGCCTCGGCGACATGATGTTGGATGCGAACGAAGCCTGGGGCGACAGCCGAAACGACTTCGTCTTCCTGCGCAACGTCATGCTGCATGAGCACGGCCACGGCCTGGGGCTGGGTCACGTCGTGCCGCTTAGTGAAACCAAGCTGATGGAGCCGTTCTACAGCGAGGCGTTCTTCGGCCCGCAGGACGACGACATCCGCGGCGCCAACCTGTTCTACGGCGATCGCTTCGAATCCAACGGCAGCGCCGGCACGGCCGCGTCGCTGGGACAGTTCAGCGAGGGGCGGATCATTGACAATCTCTCGCTGCACGCGCGGACGGACGCGGATTGGTACAGCCTCACCGTTCCCGCCGGAACACTGCTGGGGATCGACGTCATCCCGGTCGGCTCGACGTACGTCGTCGGCCCGACGGACGTCCCGAATCCGCCGCCGCCGCAGTCGATCAACACCACGACGGTCCAGCGTTTGTCGATCGAGGTGCGCAATAGCACCGGGACGACGGTGCTCGGTGCGGCGGAAGCGGCGGCGCCCGGCGAAGAGGCCAACGTCAGCGGCGTGGACGTCGGCAGCGGCGCCGTGCGCATCAAGGTCTTTTCCGCGCCGACCGGATCGGTATCGGATGTGCAGCGCTACCAGCTCCGTATGCTTGAGCGCGCGGTGCTTCCGCGGACGCTCCGGATCCAGTCGGCCCCGACCGGCGGCGTGGCGATTACTTACAGCCCGCAGGACCTGAGCGGAGGCTCCGGCGCGACCTCCAACGCGGAACGGACCTTCGCAAGCGGTGCGTCGGTGACGTTGACCGCGCCGGCCACGTTCAACGGCGAGCCGCTCGGCCGCTGGAAACTGGACGGCCAGAACCAGCCGGTCGGGCAGCGCGACCTGACGGTGCAGATGAACCGCGACCACACCGTCATCGCCGACTACAGCGACGCGCTGATTGTCGACGCCGGGGCGGACCGAAAAGTCGTCATCGGCGGGCAGGTGGCGTTGTCGGCCGTGGCCGTGGGCGGCGCGCCGCCCTACACGTTCCGCTGGACGCCGGCGGGTTCGCTGACTGCGGCCAACACGGCCAATCCGATCGCGTCGCCGCTGCAGACGACCACATACACCGTGACCGTGACCGACAACCTGGGCACGGAGGAAGTGGACGAGGTAACGGTGCAGGTGGTGCCGCGGCTGAGCGTCAATCTCGGAGATCGCGTGCCCGTCGCCGCCGGCTTGCCGTTCACGATCGTCGGCAATGTCGCCGGCGGAATCGAGCCGTACGAGTTCGCATGGTCGCCCCTGGCGGCGGCGGATCGGGTGCAGGGCGCCTCGCTGACCACGGTCGCAGACGCCGCGAAGCGCTTCACGTTGACCGTGACGGATTCGAGCGCGGCCCGCGCCAGCGACAGCGTTGACGTCGAAATCGCCAAGCCGCTGACGGCGGAACTGGGGCCGGACCTGACGGTGCTGAAGAACACCACGCTGCGGATCGAGGCCCGGCTGAGCGAAGGCGTGAAGCCGTACACGATCATCTGGTCCACCAACGCCAAGTTGGTTTCCGCGGACGGCTTGAGCGCCACCGTGACGCCCGAGGCCACATCGGTGTACCGGGTCATCGCCACGGACGCCGTCGGGCAATCGGCGGTGGCCGAGCAGCGTATCGTGGTCGCCTCTCCAGTGTCGCTGCGGATTCAAGCCGACCCCGCGATGATCGGCTCCGGCAATTCATCGACGCTGACGGCGGTGGTGGAGGGGGGCGCGCCGCCCTTCACGATTCGCTGGGCGCCCGCGAACCTGGTCTCCGATGCCGCGGCGCTGACGACGGTCGCGTCGCCGCCTTCGACCACCACGTTCGCCTGCACTGTTCAGGATGCCCTGAACCAGGTCGCGACCGCGGAACTCGAGATCAAAGTGTCATCCGGCAGCAACCTCCTGGCCGGCGACGACACCGCCGCCGACGCACCCAGCCCGTTGCTCGGCGGACCTGCCTGCGGAACGGCGGCCCTGACCGCCACGCTCGTGGCGATTGTCGGCATGATGCTCACCCGGCGGTAG
- the mtaD gene encoding 5-methylthioadenosine/S-adenosylhomocysteine deaminase encodes MILRAAWVVPVSSPPIRDGFVEIADGWITAVGSAAEGLPSDEALDLGESILTPGLVNPHTHLELTCYAGQIAAAPFWDWIAQLIPLRAAPRQVQRESAGVRDGAWQSLRLGVTCVGDISRRNLHWRVLRDIPIRKICFAELLSIADDPPRNVEELRAAFDEIREDALLTAGITPHAPYTVPPEQIRGAVQIAAQRKRPWTMHWAETREEQAFLRGDQAGAGRILNQLVSNGRLASPRREPRELLAECVRGFAPGLLAHVNYASDADIAALRDAGHTVVYCPRAHRYFGHPPHPMDRLVQAGVPVVIGTDSAASNENLSVLAELQFLRRERLTDQSPAALLRSVTVDAARALGLAAVTGAIKPGLAADLAAFPVVGDDPTAVLVESAPLPSHVWVAGKQVLGGQTGSCDSRGG; translated from the coding sequence GTGATTCTCCGCGCCGCGTGGGTTGTTCCGGTCAGCTCCCCACCGATTCGCGATGGATTCGTAGAAATCGCGGACGGCTGGATCACGGCTGTCGGTTCGGCGGCTGAGGGGCTGCCGTCGGATGAGGCGCTCGACCTGGGCGAGTCGATTCTGACTCCGGGGCTGGTTAATCCGCATACCCATCTTGAGTTGACGTGCTACGCAGGTCAGATCGCCGCGGCGCCGTTCTGGGATTGGATCGCGCAGCTTATTCCATTGCGCGCCGCCCCCCGGCAGGTGCAGCGCGAGTCGGCCGGCGTGCGCGACGGAGCTTGGCAGTCGCTTCGCCTGGGCGTCACCTGCGTCGGTGATATCTCGCGCAGAAACCTGCACTGGCGCGTGCTGCGCGACATTCCAATTCGCAAGATCTGTTTTGCCGAGCTGCTGAGTATCGCGGACGATCCGCCGCGAAACGTCGAAGAGCTGCGGGCCGCATTTGACGAAATCCGCGAGGACGCGCTGCTGACGGCCGGCATCACGCCGCACGCACCCTACACGGTTCCGCCGGAGCAGATTCGCGGCGCGGTGCAGATCGCGGCGCAGCGCAAACGGCCGTGGACGATGCACTGGGCCGAGACGCGCGAGGAGCAGGCGTTCCTGCGCGGCGATCAGGCCGGGGCCGGGCGCATCCTGAACCAACTGGTTTCAAACGGGCGCTTGGCGTCGCCGCGTCGCGAGCCGCGCGAGCTCCTGGCCGAGTGTGTGCGCGGATTCGCGCCGGGGCTGCTGGCACACGTGAACTACGCGAGCGATGCGGACATCGCGGCGCTGCGCGACGCGGGTCACACGGTGGTCTACTGCCCGCGAGCGCATCGTTACTTCGGCCACCCGCCTCATCCGATGGATCGATTGGTCCAGGCGGGCGTGCCGGTCGTGATCGGAACGGACAGCGCCGCGAGCAACGAGAACCTGTCCGTGCTGGCTGAGCTGCAGTTTCTGAGGCGCGAGCGGCTGACGGACCAATCACCGGCGGCGCTGCTGAGGAGCGTCACGGTTGACGCCGCGCGGGCGCTCGGGCTGGCCGCGGTCACGGGCGCGATCAAGCCGGGCTTGGCCGCTGACTTGGCCGCGTTCCCAGTCGTGGGAGACGATCCGACGGCGGTCCTTGTCGAATCGGCGCCGTTGCCGAGCCACGTCTGGGTCGCGGGAAAGCAGGTGCTGGGCGGGCAGACCGGTTCCTGCGACTCGCGGGGCGGCTGA